The DNA segment ATGCTCTTGACGGAGTGAGCATAGTTCTGCTTATGAATAGAGCTTTGTGTCGCTTAATGCCTATTCCCCCCTTCCCCTAGAGCTTTTAATGCTTATTGCAACTGCAGCTGCAGTGGGGACAGTGgaaacattacaaaaatatACTCAAAAATGTGATTGATTTCTCTCCTTCCCAAAAACAAGAGGTGCAGCTAAAGGGACACACACGTAGTTGAACAAGCTACGTGCTGGTACTATTAGGTGGGTAATATTAGGGAAACCATCTAACTGAAACGTAACGTCGAGGTGATGACATGGTGCACAACCAAAATCAATTGGTCTCAAACACGAAATCTAAATCTAGAAGAAGCACACAACATAATGGTACAGGATTATCGTTGTAAGCTCAGCAAGAATGAgcaagaataataataaatgtttGAATTTCAATGCCTTCACACTATCAAACTGCTTGCtacaaaacattgaaacaaaTCTCAATCTCGCGAGGAAATCATAAAACATCCATAACAAATTCCAAAGCATAATTGTTACCGACAAATACGTATAAACACACATtaaatgcttcattttgtgGTTGTTCGGGCAATAGGCCTAGGAAAATGCAATCATATGTAAGATCATTAagtcattttttttattttaaacgagTAATTTGAACTGTTTATTTACTAGCCTTTTCGGTTCGCTTAGTTGTATAAGTTAGTTATTATTTATCTACTTCTAGTCATAGATGAGGGTTTACGATGCGCGTTCTGTTACAAACAATACGATATGTGATTTAAAAAATTGCCCTATATATAGTTTAAACGCTAGGTCAAGATCGCTTATAATACGTTCTATGTAAAATGAATATTCCGCTTATgtgtattacaaaaaaaaagaaaatactgCGCTATATTTTGCTTATATGTATGCTCGAACCACGTGATTGGCGAACCTTTAGTGCGATACAGTTAATGCAATCAATCTCTTAACCAGTTCTGAATGTTTAGGATACTGTTACACGATAAGCAAGCTTCTGATATGTACTCACAAAGCATgaattatacacacacacacccagcctATATTATTCtgtaacaaaacacaatataTACgtgcatatatatatacacacagatcttgaaaaaaagaaaattttgCTATTAATAGCCCCACAATGTTATGCCAGTCGTATATACATATATTCTTGTATGATCATTttgaaacataaatgaaacaaaaggcaaataatgaATGCGGGGGGAGCGAGTAAACTAAACGTGTAGTAGCTGAAGAAATCATTTAGAAGGAGGTTTTCAATCGTCCGGGGGACGAGACCGAGGAGGTACTGACtgaaataagaagaaaaaacaagacaaaacaCGAGACAACTGAGTTGAAAGGGTTACGGAAGGATCGTGCGATGATCTTTTATTGATAGACAAAGTTAATGATAGCATGGTCTAAAACTTATACGTTAGTAAAATTGTACAACCTATTACAACATGGAAAGCTAACTGACAAAACAATAACCAACTGCGCTCCATAACATCTCGAAATAAGGTGTAGAACAACTTGTATCCAACCATCCGGCAGAAAGACATATATCGAATATACTCTCGTTACACTTGATTCCCCAACAACCCCAACAACATCTCAACCAAAACATCTCTGTGCTAGACAAGCACACGGCTACATTAAATTCCAGTCAAGTGTACGAAAATAAAGACAACTGTGTAATCTCATTGGCAAAACGGAAGCGGCTTTGTGGCTTGTGTAGTAAGTGTGTGTCCGAAAGAAGCGCCAGAAACGATACGTTTACTGCCGAACTTCCTGGGAAAGGTGTAACCGTTTATCAACGGCAAAACAGCTGATCACGTTTTCAAAGCTCGCCAGGACACCGTGAAATGTttcgtgaaatatttcaacgcACCAAAATCGTAACCCGGCTGGCAGCACTGGTCGCGCACGAACGGTGGTGCATCGAACCGTCATTTTGGATATAGAAACGCACTGTACGCGCGCGCCGCCGAAGAGAAGGTGGAGGGGGGAGAaacgggttttgttttgtgtacatTGCGCCTGTGCGGGAGCAGGCGAAACATCGTGGTGCAAACGGCAAACGAAGGAAGGAGCCAATGCTTGACAACTCGCCCCCAAGGCTATGGTGGGACGGCGGACCGGTTCCGGCGAGGAAAACTTGGTCAGCAGTACCAGCAAGTGTGATTGCCCAACACCAGCAGTAGAAGTGAGCGCCGCTTTTCTGTCCCGGCGGTGGTGACGGGCGCGAGCACACGCGTGTGTGGTGTTGCAGAAGCCAATTTGCTAatctgtgctgtgtgtgtccACCTTTCTAGAACTGTGACTGCGCCACTGCGGGGCCCGGAATGCGTGTGCCGGACGGGGTTTTTGGTGGGGTGGTATCGTCGACGTGTTGCGAGAGAACTGCGTGAACACACAGCGTATCGTCCGATGTGCTGCGCAAACTAGGTGATGAATGTCGAAGGCGGCGTGCGTATATGAGCGCTAGCGTGCAGTTTCTGTTCCCTGCCAAAGGTGGCCTACTGTGAACGTAGGCAAAAAAGTGCTAATCGGTGAACGATTTTTGGTGCAAAAAGTGTGTGAAATTAAGGGCAATTTTAGCGGGAGTGAGAAGAGTGTTGATATCCAACAGCAACGGTCGCACGGAATGCACGGAAAGGTCGGATAAGGTCACGATTCCGTGTTGATAAGGTGTGCAGAGAATATAGAGTGGCAAAGTTACCAAAAGACACTGCAACTTTCAAGACAACGCGTGCAAGCAAAACGGTAAGAGTGAAACACCCTCAACGGGGCACCGAGCTCGTTTCGAAGCGGTTGGTTGGGATTGATTGTTATTGCCGGAACAGGATTTCTCACTACATCAGTCGCGGCTgttgtgtgcgtatgtgtcaACAGCCGCTTATCTAATTGGGTAAGGCGCGTCATCAACCATCCGTTTGCCACACCTCCGTGCGGGGCTTGTCGAGGCATCGTTGATAACGCGCCAGATAATCCATGATCCTTATCAAGGATTAGTGGGGCAAGCGCGCCGGACAGGGCGTACTATCCGTTCCCACAATCACTGCAATGTGCTTCACACGAACGTTGCGCTAAGTGGTTAACACAGCACGTGGGTGAATTTCCGCTTAATTAGCTTATCCGAATTTTAACATCACGCCTACTTTGTTTTATCTCGCAATACAGGGAACAAAGCAATGGCACCGAATCCCAGCAGTGGTAGCGGTAGTGGCAGTAGGCCAGCGAACCACCGCTCGAACGATGTCGTGGTGGAATCGATGACGATAAAGCTGTCACCGGGGAAGCTGGCCGAGTTTCGAAACCTGCTTGCGCCCCAGTACCGCGAGCGCCGCGACATGACGAAGCGGTACAGGGTGACGGTACCCTTCCGGAAGGATCAACCGGTGACGCCGGAAAGGCTGAAGCAGCTCGTACTTGCCAGCGGCCGCATTCAGCTACTGCTCGATGAGGTACAAAAAGAGCGAAAGGGATTTGCAAATTGAATCAATCGCGTATCGCATTTAAACCATTGCTTTCTCAATTGCAGCAATCATCCAACGACAAAGCGAAGCGTGCCGAACTAGCCCGAACCATTGCCGAGCTGCTGGACGAGATTGGGCTGGCGGAAAATTTGCCCGTCATCCGCTCGCTCGGCACGATGCTGAACGCCATCTTCGATCGCATCTACACCGGCGTGTACGTGAACGAGGTGAAGCTGGAGCAGCTGCGGTCGCGGTACGGCCGCCAGACGGTGCTGTACCTGCCGAGCCACCGCAGCTACGGTGACTTCATACTGATGTCGTACGTGCTGTTCTGCTACAACATTGCCATCCCGGGCATAGCGGCCGGGATGGACTTCTACTCGATGGCCGGCATGGGCAGTGCGCTGCGCAATACGGGCGCGTTCTACATGCGCCGCACGTACGGTAACGACCGCCAGTACTGGTACATCTTCCGCGAGTACATGCGCCAGCTGATAGTGGCGTACGACCGGGGGATCGAGTTCTTCGTCGAGGGTACGCGCAGCCGCAGCAACAAGGCGCTGTCGCCGAAGATTGGCCTGCTCTCGATGGCCCTGGAGCCACTGTTTATGGGCGAGGTGCCCGACCTGCTCGTGGTGCCGGTGAGCGTATCGTACGATCGGCCCGTCGAGGAGCAGCTGTTCGTGTACGAGCTGCTCGGTGTGCCCAAGCCGAAGGAAACGACCCGCGGGCTGCTGAAGGCGCTCAGCATTGTGCGCGAGAACTACGGCACCATCTATCTCGAGTTTGGCGATCCGCTCTCGGCGAAGGACTACTTCGGCGAGGGGTTAAACCGAACGCGCCACACCGTCGCGCCGACCTTTGCGCAAACGTTGGCCCGGGAGGAGCGCGATGCGATCCAGAATCTGGCCAACGATGTGGTAcatctgcagcagcaccgcaTGGTGCTGACGGCGTTTCATCTGATTGCGATACACTACAACTACCGGAAGTACCATGGGCAGACGGTAACGCTTGCCGAGCTGGTGACGGGCGTGACGCAGCTCGGGCGCATGCTCGAGGATCTCGGTGCCGTTACGGAGGTGGAGGGCTGCACGGACGTGCAGCAGCTCTGTCTCGGTGCGCTCGATGTGCACCGGAACGTGTTGCAGCTGACGGGCGACGGGGTGCTGGTGATTGCCCGCTCGTACCACGATTTCAGCCGCGTCGACAAGCGAAAGCTGAAGGGCTACAACCTGTCGGACGGTGTGATGAAGCTGGCGGTGCCAATCTTCTCCCTCCAGCTGTACTGCAACCCCTGTCTGCACTGGTTGGCCGTACCGgcgatggtgctgctggcaGGGCGAGCCCTGGCCACGGGCGGTACCGCATTGCTGCTGCGCAGTGAGCTGCTGCGAGCGGTGCGAGAGCTGCGGACGTTGTACGGGCTCGAGTTTGTGCTGTACGCGCGCCGCGAAACGGTCGAGTTTGATGCCGCGCTGGAGCATCTGTACCGGCAAGGGCTGTTGCGGTCCAGTCCGGCCGGGCAGGACACGTTGGATTTTGCACCACAGGGCGATCTGGCCAGCGTGTATCTGAGCGCGCTCGGTCCGTTCCTGTGCACCTATCTGCAGTCGGTGGAGGTGCTGGTGGACGAGTTCCGCGGCAAGGCACAGTTCACCGAAAAAGAGTACCTGGCGGCGGTACAGCAGCACgtggagcagcagctgctgcggcAGGAGCGCAACGTACACCCGTACTGCCTGTCGCTCGACAGCATTAGCCTCGCGCTGCACTCACTAGTCTCGCTCGGTGCAGTGAGGAAATCGAAAAGGTAGCACCATTTGCATCCCTTCTGCTGTACAATGCACGCTCTAATCTCATATCTTCTCTTTCGTTTCTTATCGTTTCTTTTGTTTACAGTGATAATGTGTATCGCTACGATCTGGGTACGGACGGTATGATCGAGTCGATCCACGAACGACTAAAGCGCTACTGTGCGCTGCTTCCCTTCGAGTACCTCACATTCCAGAACGCCGTTACCGGGTGTAAATTGTAATGCTTCAACGTGCGCCACTTGTAAACGAACAACGCTTTTGGGGAGGTATAAGAGatatagcagcagcaacactggCAATATTGCTGGAACCCATGCATGCCGCCTAGATTCGGACTCGCTGATAACAACTCATTAATGCAATTGTTGTAaatctttgtttgttttttcatcgtaCGCTAGGAacaattaatttatatttacgTTGGAACGGTCATTGGAAGGTAATTGTGTAATTAAGtgcaaagtaaaaaaacagtacAGCATTTAGTTAAGGGGAGATTAGTTTGTAGAGCAGCATGTATAATGGGCGTTAGGGAGCTGCGGATGAAGGTGGAATTGAAAGCTTCGACACATTGCAAGTCATACAAATAAAAGACATTCTTCAATGGAGACAGGGAGAAAGCTTAATTCAATTAGAGATGAGGTTGGGCGTTGGTTAACGATCGCCCTTGCCGGTGGTATGGCGGGAGGCTTGCTAGAATATTCCATGATTCGTACGACATATGGAGCGCGTTATGGTTTTCTGAGCAACTTTGGACGTCTTATAGGTGTTATTGGACCTAAATGTAGCATTTTCATCATATGTTTTAGTggttttatcttttatcttaaACAGTCCAGTTTCCACTGTCTGTGGACAGTGTTTCCTAAAAAAAGGGTTTGAATTGTTCACAGACTGCATTGAAATTGTAAAATAGTTGTTGTGTTTGGCAAAGTTTCttataaatagtttttaaattcCCACTCGATTGCAGCTGTAACGTATTTTTTATCGTTCTGGCCGATGCAAGGCGTTTTCCCGCTGTCAAACGggttgcttgtgtgtgtgtgcgtgcgagtAGCAGAGTgggttgtttgtgttgtgacAGTTGACAGGCTTTCTCTTTTCTACCCTCTTTCGATACCTTTTGCACTATCGCAGCAGCCCGTCGCTGCAGTCGGGGTCAGTGCATCTGTGATTTTGCACCACATTGGCACGAAACGGCaaaccagcaccaccagcaagcCATTCCACATTTCCGTCGGCGTGTTTCCTCCCGCTGCGCGCGAGTAATGTAAACCCCCACTGTCGACGGTGCAGCGCAAAGGGGAGGAAATGTTGCTAGGGGGCCGCAGGAAAACGGAAACATGGGTGCACAGCTTTTCGGTGGGCAGTGAAACGCGCAAGTACAAGGGCTTCACCATCTATCGCATCACGTCCATTGTAGGTGGCACAGTTCTTCTACCCGTGTATATTATCGGTTTGCTGCACAAAGGATTTGTGCAACTTTGATTGATTTGTGGTGtacatctttttttgttgtttcttccgTTCTGTGCAGGTATTTCCACGGTCCCATCCAGAGGGTTTGACGCGCGTCACCTTATGGAAGCGGTTCAGCGAGGTGAAAAAGCTGCACAAGGAGCTCGTCCGGCGGCACCGTGAGCGTCACCTGCCAGGCACTGTGCCGACCCTGGCCGACCAGTCCTACTTCAAGCGGTTCGATCCGGCAGTCATCGAGGAGCGGAAACGGTACatcctgcagctgctggagTTTGCCGGCCAGGAACCGCTGCTGTACCGTTCGCATGCTTTCCTGAACTTTTTCACCCGCGGTATAGCGGTGCCGGAAAAGGAGGCCGGCAACGACGAGCCGGCGGAAGAGCGTGGCGCGGGCAAGCGGCAAAACGGTACGGGCGGCGATGGAGGCGGCAATATAGAGACAATAAGGAAGCAGCTCGGGATCGGGCAGCAGGACGAGCTGAGCCTGATCGATCCGAGCCGGGACGGTCGGGATGGGCAGGATGGATCGACGGGTACGGACGGTTCGTGTACGAGCGGAGACGAGGAGGTGGACGAAGTGGACGCAATCGACTGTCAGTCTGTAGCTCCCGCGCCCAGCAGGGAAGGCTCACTGATCGATTCAATGATATCCGAAACGGGCTCGATGGAAACGGGCCGTGCGGAAACCATGGCAACGGAGGACTATCTCGTAGCCGCCGGGATGGTGTTCAGCAAGGCGGTCGAGGCGGAAGCGAACGGTGACTATGAGCGCGCGTTCGAGCAGTACAAGGCAGGCATCGATCGGTTGCTGAGCGGCGCCAAGGACGACACGAACGAGACCCGCCGCAAAATAGCCAAGGAGAAGAGCTGCAAGTACGTCGCGAAGGCGGAGGAAATCTACGAACGATTCCTGGAGGAGCAGTCGCTGGGTTCGTGCGCGGACGATCGTTTGATGGGGCCGCTCACGTACGACGATCCGAGCTCGCCGATCCAGCTGCTCGAGCGGCCACTGAACTACCTGTCCCGCTACAAGGTGGTGAAGGTGATCGGCACGGTCATGCAGGTGCAGGACGTGACGGACAAGAAGTTCTACATCATGAAGAGCATCCGCCGGCCAGTGGCCCCCGGTGGCGGTGGGCTACCGTTCCCGAGTGCGGCCGTCTTCCCGCCGGACGTGCCTTACATGGTGCCGCTCATTGCCTACTTCCAAGCGACGGACGGGGGCATCTTTCTACTGCTGCGGCTCGTCTGTGCCGGCAAGCTGTGGGATTTCATCCGATCGTACCGGAAGCCGGAAAGCTACTGCCCTTCGCCGGTGGAGAATGATTTCACGGTGGAGGAATCGGACGGGGAGGGAGGTGGAAATGAAGTGGAGAGTAAGCAGGGCAAAGGGAGCGAAACTGATGGTGCGCAGCGGCGGGTTGAACCCAATTGTTCCGGTTATGATTCCGGGTTCTTGGAGTTGGTAAACGAATACagcaacggtggtggtggcggagtTGAAGCCAGCGATGGAAACTCACCGAGCGCTGCTGACCAGAACGATGGCACGGATGAGGTAGCCGAGGAAGTGCTgccggacgaggaggaggaagagaacGGGCCGGTCGGGAAGCCGGATGAAGAGCCGGAGCTCGTGATTCCCTCGTTCGATGCACTTTCGAAGGACATGGACGTTCGGGAGTTGCTCTCCTGCAGCCAGCGCCTACTGAAAGCCGTCACACAAACGTTGGAAGAATCGGACGAACATTCCAATAGCTCCGCCCAGATCTCGGCCGTTCCGGCCAGCAGCCTCGAAACGGCAGCGGCAGCCGCCCCTGGCGAAGGTGGGCAAGAAAGTAGAA comes from the Anopheles coluzzii chromosome 2, AcolN3, whole genome shotgun sequence genome and includes:
- the LOC120961317 gene encoding dihydroxyacetone phosphate acyltransferase; its protein translation is MAPNPSSGSGSGSRPANHRSNDVVVESMTIKLSPGKLAEFRNLLAPQYRERRDMTKRYRVTVPFRKDQPVTPERLKQLVLASGRIQLLLDEQSSNDKAKRAELARTIAELLDEIGLAENLPVIRSLGTMLNAIFDRIYTGVYVNEVKLEQLRSRYGRQTVLYLPSHRSYGDFILMSYVLFCYNIAIPGIAAGMDFYSMAGMGSALRNTGAFYMRRTYGNDRQYWYIFREYMRQLIVAYDRGIEFFVEGTRSRSNKALSPKIGLLSMALEPLFMGEVPDLLVVPVSVSYDRPVEEQLFVYELLGVPKPKETTRGLLKALSIVRENYGTIYLEFGDPLSAKDYFGEGLNRTRHTVAPTFAQTLAREERDAIQNLANDVVHLQQHRMVLTAFHLIAIHYNYRKYHGQTVTLAELVTGVTQLGRMLEDLGAVTEVEGCTDVQQLCLGALDVHRNVLQLTGDGVLVIARSYHDFSRVDKRKLKGYNLSDGVMKLAVPIFSLQLYCNPCLHWLAVPAMVLLAGRALATGGTALLLRSELLRAVRELRTLYGLEFVLYARRETVEFDAALEHLYRQGLLRSSPAGQDTLDFAPQGDLASVYLSALGPFLCTYLQSVEVLVDEFRGKAQFTEKEYLAAVQQHVEQQLLRQERNVHPYCLSLDSISLALHSLVSLGAVRKSKSDNVYRYDLGTDGMIESIHERLKRYCALLPFEYLTFQNAVTGCKL
- the LOC120961316 gene encoding ribosomal protein S6 kinase delta-1, with the translated sequence MLLGGRRKTETWVHSFSVGSETRKYKGFTIYRITSIVFPRSHPEGLTRVTLWKRFSEVKKLHKELVRRHRERHLPGTVPTLADQSYFKRFDPAVIEERKRYILQLLEFAGQEPLLYRSHAFLNFFTRGIAVPEKEAGNDEPAEERGAGKRQNGTGGDGGGNIETIRKQLGIGQQDELSLIDPSRDGRDGQDGSTGTDGSCTSGDEEVDEVDAIDCQSVAPAPSREGSLIDSMISETGSMETGRAETMATEDYLVAAGMVFSKAVEAEANGDYERAFEQYKAGIDRLLSGAKDDTNETRRKIAKEKSCKYVAKAEEIYERFLEEQSLGSCADDRLMGPLTYDDPSSPIQLLERPLNYLSRYKVVKVIGTVMQVQDVTDKKFYIMKSIRRPVAPGGGGLPFPSAAVFPPDVPYMVPLIAYFQATDGGIFLLLRLVCAGKLWDFIRSYRKPESYCPSPVENDFTVEESDGEGGGNEVESKQGKGSETDGAQRRVEPNCSGYDSGFLELVNEYSNGGGGGVEASDGNSPSAADQNDGTDEVAEEVLPDEEEEENGPVGKPDEEPELVIPSFDALSKDMDVRELLSCSQRLLKAVTQTLEESDEHSNSSAQISAVPASSLETAAAAAPGEGGQESRKSHSSQLGLARMSSISEPVDELTPDLLPEGSVRRWISELVIAVDSLHFNGIVCGDLTMDNLLLGPEGQLMLTYFHRRGESYFCQPGGAHPVAPKQSAIRALYVAPERPLEPRSDFWSIGVIMFEMLTKRKFVSCHPSGVFCYHEVQYPEGVELSMEARELLEGLLQPDVERRLDFKQIIASAFFRTVDWSEVKRRGVSANHP